In Archangium violaceum, the following are encoded in one genomic region:
- a CDS encoding ATP-binding protein — protein MSAVSFPGTLESLAPIGAFTLAAAAAAGLDGHASYRLRLAVDEVATNIIVHGYAEAGLTGMLVLSMHLDPGALTLDIEDTGVPFDVMSVSLPTEEDLTCPLDERAMGGLGLFLITKSVDAFHHESTGLKNRTTLVMYRRRGET, from the coding sequence ATGAGCGCCGTGAGCTTCCCGGGAACATTGGAGTCGCTCGCCCCGATCGGTGCCTTCACCCTCGCGGCGGCGGCTGCCGCGGGGCTCGACGGCCACGCCTCCTATCGGTTGCGCCTCGCCGTGGATGAAGTGGCGACGAACATCATCGTCCACGGCTACGCCGAGGCGGGGCTCACGGGAATGCTCGTGCTGAGCATGCATCTCGACCCGGGGGCGCTGACCCTCGACATCGAGGACACCGGCGTGCCCTTCGACGTGATGTCGGTGTCGCTGCCCACCGAAGAGGATCTGACCTGCCCGCTGGATGAACGGGCGATGGGCGGGCTGGGACTTTTCCTCATCACGAAGAGCGTGGACGCCTTCCATCACGAGAGCACCGGTCTGAAGAACAGGACGACCCTGGTGATGTACAGGCGCCGGGGCGAGACATGA
- a CDS encoding PP2C family protein-serine/threonine phosphatase — protein MSTQRMLSPGHVSSGVPRSPQHEELIAIAQEMVRLGLPPGEGVRRRLGALVQEDGDEDICHLAKLVLELATELSARTESLRATVANKARIESEMNAAQEIQRGLLPKLLPKCPNRDEFALHALIQPALGVGGDLYDYFWVDPHRFFFMIGDVSEKGVPAALLMAVTSTLIKNHVPSNASLCDAIAKVNDALAESNEALMFVTMFCGLLDVRTGELEYCDGGHNAPFIVPREAPVTMLEKKTGIALGFAPGFQFKSGKITLREGDCIFLYTDGITEAMDEQRNLYTEERLQTTLDRLRDLKLPDLVRDVMADVRHFAAGAPQSDDIAMLVIRYQGPDSPFDA, from the coding sequence ATGAGCACGCAACGCATGCTGTCACCCGGGCACGTCTCCTCAGGAGTCCCGAGGAGCCCACAGCACGAGGAGCTGATCGCGATCGCCCAGGAGATGGTGAGGTTGGGTCTTCCTCCGGGCGAGGGGGTCCGACGCCGCCTCGGGGCGCTGGTTCAGGAGGATGGTGACGAGGATATCTGCCACCTGGCGAAGCTCGTCCTGGAGCTGGCCACCGAGCTGTCGGCGCGAACCGAGAGCCTTCGCGCGACGGTCGCCAACAAGGCGCGGATCGAGAGCGAGATGAACGCCGCGCAAGAAATCCAACGGGGGCTCCTGCCGAAGCTCCTCCCCAAATGCCCGAACCGTGACGAGTTCGCTCTCCACGCGTTGATCCAGCCAGCCCTCGGGGTCGGGGGAGATCTCTACGACTACTTCTGGGTCGACCCCCACCGGTTCTTCTTCATGATTGGAGATGTCTCGGAGAAGGGGGTTCCCGCGGCGCTGCTGATGGCGGTGACCAGTACCCTGATCAAGAACCACGTCCCTTCCAACGCGAGCCTCTGTGACGCGATCGCGAAGGTGAACGACGCGCTCGCCGAGAGCAATGAAGCGCTGATGTTCGTGACCATGTTCTGCGGCCTGCTCGACGTGCGTACCGGTGAGCTGGAGTACTGCGACGGAGGGCACAACGCTCCCTTCATCGTGCCCCGCGAGGCGCCGGTGACGATGCTGGAGAAGAAGACGGGGATCGCGCTCGGCTTCGCGCCCGGGTTCCAGTTCAAGTCGGGGAAGATCACCCTGCGAGAGGGAGACTGCATCTTCCTCTACACCGATGGAATCACCGAGGCGATGGACGAGCAGCGCAATCTGTATACCGAGGAGCGCCTCCAGACCACGCTCGATCGCTTGCGTGATCTGAAGCTGCCCGACCTGGTGCGGGACGTCATGGCCGACGTGCGGCATTTCGCCGCCGGAGCGCCGCAGTCGGACGACATCGCCATGCTCGTCATTCGTTACCAGGGCCCCGACAGCCCATTCGACGCCTGA
- a CDS encoding signal protein, which translates to MSVDTQPSTRPHVVRRKFLLDAGFQLRYILRLAALGGGGVLLVGVLAYRVHMSLMSNPTPMAVVTSGETLLWLTGLGALGVAGVLALFGLVLTHRVAGPVYVMSLYIATLAAGRYPRMRPLRQKDELRGFFDRFSEAVDRIREREAEEARLLSEVIDTLGPLATTQETQAALSILGSIRARKRQAIEGPTSGALKSVA; encoded by the coding sequence ATGTCCGTCGATACTCAACCTTCCACCCGCCCTCATGTCGTGCGCCGGAAATTCCTGCTCGATGCCGGTTTCCAACTCCGGTACATCCTCCGGCTCGCCGCGCTCGGCGGAGGCGGGGTGCTGCTCGTCGGTGTGCTCGCGTACCGGGTGCACATGTCCTTGATGAGCAACCCCACCCCCATGGCCGTGGTCACCAGTGGCGAGACGCTGCTGTGGCTCACAGGACTGGGTGCGCTGGGCGTGGCGGGGGTGCTGGCCCTCTTCGGGCTCGTCCTCACCCACCGTGTGGCCGGTCCCGTCTACGTGATGAGCCTCTACATCGCGACGCTCGCCGCCGGCCGCTACCCGCGCATGCGCCCCTTGCGTCAGAAGGACGAGCTGCGCGGCTTCTTCGACCGCTTCAGCGAGGCGGTGGACCGCATCCGCGAGCGCGAGGCCGAGGAGGCGCGGCTGCTCTCCGAGGTCATCGACACCCTGGGGCCCCTGGCCACCACCCAGGAGACCCAGGCCGCCCTCAGCATCCTCGGCTCCATCCGAGCCCGCAAACGTCAGGCCATCGAAGGTCCCACCTCGGGTGCGCTGAAGTCCGTTGCCTGA
- a CDS encoding multicopper oxidase family protein, protein MIEEKGMQDLESRLHKKKDETVKLDVKYATNTVVRFDSATGKMVEEQVKLRSYNGKLMGPLIERRPGDTLLVAISNFLPHEESEHEEPGHEAPEHGESGHDEPGSDTGHENGMHGLNTTNLHVHGLHVSPAGNSDNVKVQIAPGEHFHYEIKIPNDHPPGTYWYHAHKHGSTAVQVASGMAGPLIIRGAIDELPPIRAAKEHIFFFQEILFRPGVKDPDDPSQVVNGLDESDEPFRPGLEGMPSLSTRLGLRFSVNGEFEPTIHMARGDVHRWRFLHAGAHERLEVRLVSEDDPQKVIPQYQIAHDGITTGRLDKVETTELYSGYRTDVLVHAVEKDGTPLAPGVYLLMDMKEDADLVPERRVLARIVVKRWPVRHRRLPTEEELKPHALPPIELDEDEKITEQKVVFSSAIDPATGVATFLINGKQFDPDDPPLQLKLGRVDRWVITSIDPALPGNPNALDHTFHIHVNPFMVEMPDGKVLWKDTIVVLPQQTVKLLTRYERYIGVFPFHCHILFHEDHGMMQFVEVKEGEANHAPGPH, encoded by the coding sequence ATGATCGAAGAGAAAGGCATGCAGGACCTCGAATCACGGCTTCACAAGAAGAAGGATGAGACCGTGAAGCTCGATGTGAAGTACGCAACCAATACCGTCGTCCGGTTCGACTCGGCGACCGGGAAGATGGTGGAGGAGCAGGTCAAGCTGCGCTCCTACAATGGGAAGTTGATGGGGCCCCTCATCGAGCGGCGCCCGGGGGACACGCTGCTCGTGGCGATCAGCAACTTCCTCCCTCACGAGGAGTCCGAGCACGAGGAGCCCGGTCATGAGGCGCCCGAGCACGGGGAGTCCGGTCACGACGAGCCTGGTTCGGACACGGGGCACGAGAACGGGATGCATGGTCTCAACACGACCAATCTCCACGTTCACGGGTTGCATGTCTCTCCGGCCGGCAATTCGGACAACGTGAAGGTCCAGATCGCCCCTGGCGAGCACTTTCATTACGAGATCAAGATTCCCAACGACCATCCGCCGGGGACCTACTGGTACCACGCTCACAAGCACGGCTCGACGGCCGTCCAGGTCGCCAGTGGCATGGCTGGCCCCCTCATCATCCGGGGAGCCATTGATGAGCTGCCCCCCATCCGCGCGGCCAAGGAGCACATCTTCTTCTTCCAGGAGATTCTCTTCAGGCCAGGCGTCAAGGACCCCGATGATCCGAGCCAGGTGGTGAACGGACTGGATGAGTCCGACGAGCCGTTCCGGCCTGGGCTTGAAGGCATGCCCAGTCTCAGCACGAGGTTGGGGCTGCGTTTTTCCGTCAATGGCGAGTTCGAGCCCACCATCCACATGGCGCGAGGCGACGTGCACCGCTGGCGCTTCCTCCATGCCGGCGCCCATGAGCGGCTCGAGGTCCGGTTGGTTTCAGAGGACGACCCACAGAAGGTCATTCCCCAGTACCAGATCGCGCATGACGGCATCACCACGGGCCGGCTCGACAAGGTGGAGACGACGGAGTTGTACTCCGGTTACCGCACGGACGTGCTGGTGCATGCGGTGGAAAAGGATGGCACGCCGCTGGCGCCGGGCGTCTACCTGCTGATGGACATGAAGGAAGATGCCGACCTCGTCCCGGAGCGCCGGGTGTTGGCCCGCATCGTGGTGAAGCGCTGGCCAGTGCGCCACAGGCGGCTGCCCACCGAGGAGGAACTGAAGCCCCATGCCCTTCCCCCCATCGAGTTGGATGAGGACGAGAAGATCACCGAGCAGAAAGTCGTGTTCTCCTCCGCCATCGACCCGGCCACTGGCGTCGCGACGTTCCTGATCAACGGCAAGCAGTTCGATCCCGATGATCCGCCACTCCAACTCAAGCTCGGCAGGGTGGATCGGTGGGTCATCACCTCGATCGACCCGGCGCTCCCAGGCAATCCCAACGCGCTGGACCACACGTTCCACATCCACGTGAATCCCTTCATGGTGGAGATGCCGGATGGGAAGGTGCTCTGGAAGGACACGATCGTGGTGCTCCCACAGCAGACGGTCAAGCTGCTCACCCGCTACGAGCGCTACATCGGGGTGTTCCCGTTCCATTGCCACATCTTGTTCCACGAGGACCACGGCATGATGCAGTTCGTGGAGGTCAAGGAGGGCGAGGCCAACCACGCCCCGGGTCCTCACTAG
- a CDS encoding type II 3-dehydroquinate dehydratase → MGKRLLVLHGPNLNLLGEREGRQGGRLADLDAALNARATELGLELKVVQSNHEGVLLDTLHAERSRLDGVVVSPAGLFGSYPLMEALEAVGVPAIEVYLERLGERESVVAEACAATIEGQGFQSYLEALERFANGDLTGELTESDEEEADLEASEDEEAEDEEAEESSGPVKTLGRRRQETPPEKALAVSPSRALARAADAPAKALARAPGGATKTLGRKVEAPAEPASPRKTLGRKVKGAQGTPAADFLSRALVRQKIADRLAGRMTPSELATWARAKWTEVQLGAAAESGYRDMLEDCLQRLTLSTMPVSKLSDSELVDMMTRLEG, encoded by the coding sequence ATGGGCAAGAGGCTGTTGGTGCTGCACGGACCGAACCTGAACCTGCTGGGCGAGCGGGAAGGCCGGCAGGGTGGAAGGCTCGCGGATCTCGATGCGGCGCTGAATGCCCGGGCCACGGAGCTGGGGCTGGAGCTGAAGGTGGTGCAGTCCAATCACGAAGGCGTCCTCCTCGACACCCTGCATGCCGAGCGCTCCCGGTTGGACGGCGTGGTGGTGAGCCCCGCTGGCCTCTTCGGCTCCTACCCCCTCATGGAGGCGCTGGAGGCGGTAGGCGTGCCCGCCATCGAGGTCTACCTGGAGCGGCTCGGTGAGCGGGAGTCCGTGGTGGCCGAGGCCTGTGCCGCCACCATCGAGGGCCAGGGCTTCCAGTCGTACCTCGAGGCGCTCGAGCGCTTCGCGAACGGCGACCTCACCGGCGAGCTGACGGAGTCGGACGAGGAGGAGGCCGACCTGGAGGCCTCCGAGGACGAGGAGGCGGAGGACGAAGAGGCCGAGGAGTCCTCGGGGCCGGTGAAGACGCTCGGCCGTCGGCGGCAGGAGACGCCTCCGGAGAAGGCCCTGGCCGTGTCTCCGTCGAGGGCCCTGGCCCGCGCGGCCGATGCACCGGCGAAGGCGCTGGCGCGCGCTCCGGGCGGGGCCACCAAGACGTTGGGCCGCAAGGTGGAAGCGCCAGCGGAGCCCGCCTCGCCGCGCAAGACGCTGGGCCGCAAGGTGAAGGGCGCGCAGGGCACGCCCGCGGCGGATTTCCTCTCCCGGGCGCTGGTGCGCCAGAAGATCGCCGACCGGCTCGCGGGACGGATGACGCCCTCGGAGCTGGCCACCTGGGCTCGCGCGAAGTGGACCGAGGTGCAGCTCGGGGCCGCCGCCGAGAGCGGCTACCGGGACATGTTGGAGGATTGCCTGCAGCGCCTCACGCTCTCCACCATGCCCGTGAGCAAGCTGTCGGACTCGGAGTTGGTGGACATGATGACCCGGTTGGAAGGGTAG
- the rsmB gene encoding 16S rRNA (cytosine(967)-C(5))-methyltransferase RsmB encodes MNARAIAIQVLSRVRATDAYLNVVLDTVLSESPPADPRDTGLITELTYGSTRRQLALDYAITRFADRKLDALEDKVLAALRVGAYQLFYTRVPARAAVAETVQALKDVGLVRAAGFVNAILRKLSSLPSQPLPPESDALEYLSVRESHPRWLVERWVRQFGRERAEAMLAANNQTPAVVIRANTSKVTRDALLEQLRETGLEVRPTAVSPVGIVMPPVGRLEDVYGYAEGLWQVQDEAAQLVGVYGDIPETARVLDACAAPGGKACHLAEKHEVVAVDLHANKLRKIESEAKRLGLSGRLKAQAHDASQPFPEEWGEFHALLVDAPCSGLGTLRRHPELRYRRKPEDIGRLAVLQRRILENCQESVPPGGLLVYAVCTSEPQEGQDQVEMFLRSHPEWTAEPPVPHESVKLPLTQAYLRTLPGPEGWDGFFAARLRKLY; translated from the coding sequence ATGAACGCGCGCGCCATCGCCATCCAGGTCCTGAGCCGCGTCCGGGCCACGGATGCGTACCTCAACGTCGTGCTCGACACGGTGCTCTCGGAGTCGCCGCCAGCGGATCCCCGCGACACGGGGCTCATCACCGAGCTGACCTACGGCTCCACCCGACGCCAGCTCGCGTTGGACTACGCCATCACCCGCTTCGCGGACCGCAAGCTGGACGCGCTGGAGGACAAGGTGCTCGCCGCGTTGCGCGTGGGGGCCTACCAGCTCTTCTACACGCGCGTGCCAGCGCGCGCGGCGGTGGCGGAGACGGTGCAGGCGCTCAAGGACGTGGGGCTGGTGCGCGCGGCGGGCTTCGTCAACGCCATCCTGCGCAAGCTGTCCTCCCTGCCCTCGCAGCCGCTGCCCCCGGAGAGCGATGCCCTCGAGTACCTGTCCGTGCGCGAGAGCCACCCGCGGTGGCTGGTGGAGCGTTGGGTGCGCCAGTTCGGCCGCGAGCGCGCCGAGGCGATGCTCGCCGCCAACAACCAGACACCCGCGGTGGTGATTCGCGCGAACACCTCGAAGGTGACGCGCGACGCGCTGCTGGAGCAGTTGCGGGAGACGGGGCTGGAGGTGAGGCCCACGGCGGTGTCTCCGGTGGGCATCGTGATGCCTCCGGTGGGGCGGTTGGAGGACGTGTACGGCTACGCCGAGGGCCTGTGGCAGGTGCAGGACGAGGCGGCGCAACTGGTGGGCGTGTATGGCGACATCCCGGAGACGGCGCGGGTGTTGGATGCCTGCGCGGCGCCGGGCGGCAAGGCGTGCCATCTGGCCGAGAAGCACGAGGTGGTGGCCGTGGACCTGCACGCCAACAAGCTGCGAAAGATCGAATCCGAGGCGAAGCGGCTGGGCCTGTCGGGGCGGCTGAAGGCCCAGGCGCACGATGCCTCGCAGCCCTTCCCGGAGGAGTGGGGCGAGTTCCACGCGCTGCTGGTGGACGCGCCGTGCTCGGGGCTGGGGACGCTGCGGCGGCACCCGGAGCTGCGCTACCGGCGCAAGCCGGAGGACATCGGCCGGCTGGCGGTGTTGCAGCGGCGCATCCTGGAGAACTGCCAGGAGTCGGTGCCCCCCGGAGGGCTGCTGGTGTACGCGGTGTGCACGTCGGAGCCGCAGGAGGGGCAGGACCAGGTGGAGATGTTCCTGCGCAGCCACCCGGAGTGGACGGCGGAGCCGCCGGTGCCGCACGAGTCGGTGAAGCTCCCGCTCACCCAGGCGTACCTGCGCACGCTGCCGGGCCCCGAGGGCTGGGACGGCTTCTTCGCCGCGCGCCTGCGCAAGCTGTATTGA
- the fmt gene encoding methionyl-tRNA formyltransferase, giving the protein MTRPRIVFMGTPEFAVPSLAALFDIGDVVAVVTQPDKPKGRGQALSISPVKAYALERGVPVLQPQKLRTPPFSDELRKLNPDVAVVTAYGKILPKDLLETPVKGCLNVHASLLPRFRGAAPIQWAIAHGDKETGVALMVMDEGLDTGPVLAEKRLPIAPDETSATLHDRLSKLGGELLRECLPAYLRGELKPVPQPSEGMVLAPIIQKEDGKLDFTRPAVELERRLRAFTPWPGAFTTLDGKLFKVHRARVGEGRGEPGTVLSAGPQGLEVACREGSLVLLEVQPEGKRVMAAGEFLAGRKLAPGSRPFDT; this is encoded by the coding sequence ATGACCCGTCCCCGCATCGTCTTCATGGGCACGCCCGAGTTCGCCGTGCCCTCCCTGGCCGCCCTCTTCGACATCGGAGACGTGGTGGCCGTCGTCACCCAGCCCGACAAGCCCAAGGGCCGTGGCCAGGCGCTCTCCATCTCCCCGGTGAAGGCCTATGCGCTCGAGCGCGGGGTGCCCGTGCTCCAGCCCCAGAAGCTGCGCACGCCTCCCTTCTCCGACGAGCTGCGCAAGCTCAATCCAGACGTCGCCGTGGTGACGGCCTACGGCAAGATCCTGCCCAAGGACCTGCTGGAGACGCCGGTCAAGGGGTGCCTCAACGTGCACGCCTCGCTGCTGCCGCGCTTCCGGGGCGCCGCCCCCATCCAGTGGGCCATCGCCCATGGGGACAAGGAGACGGGCGTGGCGCTGATGGTGATGGACGAGGGCCTCGACACCGGACCGGTGCTGGCGGAGAAGCGTCTGCCCATCGCCCCGGACGAGACGAGTGCCACCCTGCACGACAGGCTGTCCAAGCTGGGCGGGGAGCTGCTGCGAGAGTGCCTGCCCGCGTACCTGCGCGGCGAGCTGAAGCCGGTGCCCCAGCCCTCGGAGGGCATGGTGCTGGCCCCCATCATCCAGAAGGAGGACGGGAAGCTCGACTTCACGCGGCCCGCGGTGGAGCTGGAGCGGCGGCTGCGCGCCTTCACCCCGTGGCCGGGTGCCTTCACCACCCTGGACGGCAAGCTGTTCAAGGTGCACCGGGCGAGGGTGGGGGAGGGGCGTGGCGAGCCGGGCACGGTGCTGTCCGCCGGGCCGCAGGGGCTGGAGGTGGCGTGCCGGGAGGGCTCCCTGGTGCTGCTGGAGGTGCAGCCCGAGGGCAAGCGGGTGATGGCGGCGGGCGAGTTCCTCGCGGGCCGCAAGCTGGCGCCGGGCAGCCGGCCCTTTGATACCTAG
- a CDS encoding DJ-1/PfpI family protein codes for MPSQSRKRIGVLIEEHFDQTEFRRFNEYFPQRGYEVEYMSALWGNASLRFGANPDNGQVEDHVVVSKEVAHADPKDYQGIIAIGAYAMDRLRYQVTVKKGQKNQAPAVEFLRKVMRTPGLKVGAICHSLWLFCADTELIRGRRVTCAHNILCDVENAGGEVVYEGDGTAELVVDGDLITGKHPAVVDRFMELFIREIERASAPQPGGR; via the coding sequence ATGCCAAGCCAGAGCAGGAAAAGGATCGGCGTGCTCATCGAGGAGCACTTCGACCAGACCGAGTTCCGCAGGTTCAACGAGTACTTTCCACAGCGGGGCTACGAGGTCGAGTACATGTCCGCGCTGTGGGGGAACGCGTCGCTGCGTTTCGGAGCCAATCCAGACAATGGCCAGGTGGAGGACCACGTGGTGGTCTCGAAGGAGGTGGCCCACGCCGACCCCAAGGACTACCAGGGCATCATCGCGATCGGTGCCTATGCGATGGATCGCTTGCGGTACCAGGTCACGGTGAAGAAGGGGCAGAAGAACCAGGCCCCCGCGGTGGAATTCCTCCGGAAGGTCATGCGGACGCCGGGGCTGAAGGTGGGCGCCATCTGCCACAGCCTGTGGCTCTTCTGCGCGGACACCGAGCTGATCCGGGGCCGCCGGGTGACCTGCGCGCACAACATCCTCTGCGACGTGGAGAACGCCGGGGGAGAGGTCGTCTACGAGGGCGATGGGACGGCTGAGCTGGTCGTCGACGGCGACCTCATCACCGGCAAGCACCCGGCGGTCGTGGACCGGTTCATGGAGCTGTTCATCCGGGAGATCGAACGGGCCAGTGCCCCCCAACCAGGAGGAAGGTAG
- a CDS encoding HEAT repeat domain-containing protein, with amino-acid sequence MIRLLTASSLTLVLLLTLPGCKVDPTSPDYWEKSLGKARRPQDKVRVIETLRSSGHLDARFLPMLHEQLASERKPEVRAAVARALGDMKNPASVGPLGSAVEVGASDSATNLLNKELAAALGEIGDPKAAPVLLKLLTARDNYTRIEAVDALGRMRVSEAVEPLVQLATDEGAEPFLNRKAIEALGRIGDARAIPALMRTLTKERRGVSFYVESSFSLFQLGQPAADALLAALEGKDAELTQWVRKNGINPASYSFKAAEILGDLREHRAEGTLVQQLAFKNEDPRIQAGVRARAADALARMRSAAAVKPLAALVSEPDAGLRREYTHALTRLGGREALPALEKAAGQGDWYAREAAIEALTMLGDEKELPAVEKLAAAEPAKTAAECEELGGEGCGDPAALGKKRAETIARHGKRLEAAKACGADAGCWAKKLQDEDKGVVARAAMEVGRGKTAAHVGALLARMLEKDPNTRMALILGVEWLVEDTKEAAAQVKSALPVLEKQLTEEKSRTEYVRANEDLRRLVARVQRRKT; translated from the coding sequence ATGATTCGCCTACTCACCGCCTCGAGCCTGACGCTCGTGCTCCTTCTCACCCTGCCCGGGTGCAAGGTGGATCCGACCTCCCCGGACTATTGGGAGAAGAGCCTGGGCAAGGCCCGGCGGCCCCAGGACAAGGTCCGGGTCATCGAGACCCTGCGCAGCTCGGGCCACCTCGACGCACGCTTCCTGCCCATGCTGCACGAACAGCTCGCCTCGGAGCGGAAGCCCGAGGTGAGGGCGGCGGTGGCCAGGGCCCTGGGGGACATGAAGAACCCGGCCTCGGTGGGCCCGCTGGGGAGCGCGGTGGAGGTGGGGGCCTCGGACTCGGCCACGAACCTGCTGAACAAGGAACTGGCGGCGGCCTTGGGAGAGATTGGAGACCCGAAGGCCGCGCCGGTGCTGTTGAAGCTGCTGACCGCGAGGGACAACTACACACGCATCGAGGCGGTGGATGCGCTGGGGCGCATGCGCGTCTCCGAGGCCGTGGAGCCGCTCGTGCAGCTGGCCACGGACGAGGGGGCGGAACCCTTCCTGAACCGCAAGGCCATCGAGGCGCTGGGACGCATCGGGGACGCACGGGCGATACCAGCGCTGATGCGGACGCTGACGAAGGAGCGCCGGGGGGTGTCCTTCTACGTGGAGAGCTCGTTCTCGCTCTTCCAGCTGGGCCAGCCGGCGGCGGATGCGCTGCTCGCGGCGCTGGAGGGCAAGGACGCCGAGCTGACGCAATGGGTGAGGAAGAACGGCATCAACCCGGCGAGCTACTCCTTCAAGGCGGCGGAGATTCTCGGAGACCTGCGCGAGCACCGGGCGGAAGGCACGCTGGTGCAGCAACTGGCGTTCAAGAACGAGGATCCGCGGATCCAGGCCGGAGTGAGGGCGCGAGCGGCGGATGCGCTGGCGAGGATGCGCTCGGCGGCGGCGGTGAAGCCACTGGCGGCACTGGTATCCGAGCCGGATGCGGGATTGAGGCGGGAGTACACGCACGCGCTGACACGGCTGGGAGGGCGCGAGGCGCTACCGGCATTGGAGAAGGCGGCGGGCCAGGGGGACTGGTACGCACGAGAGGCGGCCATCGAGGCGCTGACGATGCTGGGGGATGAGAAGGAATTGCCCGCGGTGGAGAAGCTGGCGGCGGCGGAGCCGGCGAAGACGGCGGCCGAGTGTGAGGAGTTGGGTGGCGAGGGCTGCGGCGACCCGGCGGCGTTGGGGAAGAAGCGGGCGGAGACGATTGCCCGGCACGGCAAGCGGCTGGAGGCGGCGAAGGCGTGCGGGGCGGACGCGGGCTGCTGGGCGAAGAAACTCCAGGACGAGGACAAGGGCGTGGTGGCGCGCGCGGCGATGGAGGTGGGCCGAGGCAAGACGGCCGCGCATGTGGGAGCGCTGTTGGCGCGGATGCTGGAGAAGGATCCGAACACGCGGATGGCACTCATCCTCGGGGTGGAGTGGCTGGTGGAGGACACGAAGGAGGCCGCGGCCCAGGTGAAGAGCGCACTGCCCGTGCTGGAGAAACAGCTCACCGAGGAGAAGAGCCGCACGGAGTACGTGAGGGCGAACGAAGACCTGCGGCGGCTGGTGGCGAGGGTACAGCGGCGGAAGACCTGA
- a CDS encoding EthD domain-containing protein: MKTSNHASRDQNGRVAFYVLLWKRRGISLELFSHYWRNVHGPVCARLPGQHQYWQFHLAHNEGGTWPTIEGVDTSTPDEDQFDGIAELTFRSEEDRRTWFQAAAILMDDEHNLFRKAIGYNSSPGNSRTYVDRLDDGSPNGAVGAQKFHVLLRKADGIPVEDFRQHLTERLAPALAESDRVLKLRLHLFDEVDNSRPDAAGVSHSEAPEKQYQAAMEIAFQSRLEMEAFFASSAFTGAVTDLGKYVKQLSPFPERKAHTFVYGDRMTLAGQRSSMVAELITNIGATNQLREDVTHLMLTGRPPMDA; the protein is encoded by the coding sequence ATGAAGACGAGCAATCATGCGAGCAGGGATCAGAACGGCAGGGTGGCCTTCTACGTGCTCCTGTGGAAGCGGCGAGGGATCAGCCTGGAGCTGTTCAGTCACTACTGGAGGAACGTCCACGGCCCCGTCTGCGCCCGGTTGCCGGGGCAGCACCAGTACTGGCAGTTCCACCTGGCCCACAACGAGGGGGGCACCTGGCCCACCATCGAGGGAGTGGACACCTCCACTCCGGACGAGGACCAGTTCGACGGCATCGCCGAGCTGACGTTCAGGAGCGAGGAGGACCGCCGGACGTGGTTCCAGGCCGCGGCCATCCTGATGGATGACGAGCACAACCTGTTCCGGAAGGCCATCGGGTACAACTCGTCCCCGGGCAACAGCAGGACCTACGTCGACCGCCTCGACGACGGCTCGCCCAACGGCGCGGTGGGCGCGCAGAAGTTCCACGTGCTGCTGCGCAAGGCCGATGGCATCCCCGTGGAGGACTTCCGCCAGCACCTGACGGAGCGCCTCGCGCCCGCCCTCGCGGAGAGCGACCGGGTTCTCAAGCTCCGTCTGCACCTGTTCGACGAGGTGGACAACTCCCGCCCGGACGCGGCCGGCGTCTCGCACAGCGAGGCACCGGAGAAGCAATACCAGGCGGCCATGGAGATCGCCTTCCAGTCCCGGCTGGAGATGGAGGCGTTCTTCGCCTCGAGCGCGTTCACGGGCGCGGTGACGGACCTGGGGAAGTACGTCAAGCAGCTCAGCCCCTTCCCGGAGCGCAAGGCCCATACGTTCGTCTACGGCGACCGGATGACGCTCGCCGGCCAGCGGAGCTCCATGGTGGCCGAGCTCATCACGAACATCGGTGCCACCAACCAGCTGAGGGAGGACGTGACCCACCTCATGCTGACCGGCCGCCCCCCCATGGATGCCTAG
- a CDS encoding carboxymuconolactone decarboxylase family protein, translating to MSSIPIEKNAVLGDEELQAALKSISQRWGDFCIRSAGEVWGLPLIDQKTKALITIAIDIVCGNVNAGGPYKTHVDMALKQGMTLAELEELLLFMSVYAGFNKVASSLGILQELREQELEATG from the coding sequence ATGAGCTCGATTCCGATCGAGAAGAACGCGGTGCTGGGGGACGAGGAGCTCCAGGCCGCCCTGAAGTCGATCAGCCAGCGGTGGGGCGACTTCTGCATCCGCTCGGCTGGCGAGGTGTGGGGATTGCCGCTGATCGACCAGAAGACCAAGGCGCTCATCACGATCGCCATCGACATCGTGTGCGGCAACGTCAATGCCGGCGGCCCCTACAAGACCCACGTCGACATGGCGCTCAAGCAGGGAATGACGCTCGCGGAGTTGGAGGAGCTGCTCCTGTTCATGTCGGTGTATGCGGGATTCAACAAGGTGGCCAGCTCGTTGGGCATCCTCCAAGAGCTCAGGGAGCAAGAGCTCGAGGCAACTGGCTGA